A region of the Penicillium psychrofluorescens genome assembly, chromosome: 6 genome:
TCGGTAGCGGGATTGGAGGAAGTGTCGAGTTGAGGGATAGAAGATAGATTTGCTTTGTTTGGTTTATCGACAACCGAAAAGGGTTGTCACGTGCGGTTGTCTGGGCAACAGTCACGTGCACCATAATTTGGGGAAGTGCTGGTCACGTGCACAATGCCTGTATTGACATCCAGTAACTCAACGTGTCTCAGGCAGTTGATTCCTATCGGCGGCATCAAGTCTGAAGTTGTGAACAGTGGGATGTGTCCTCACGAAACGCATGACGGAGCGAGCACCGCTCTGTTCAAGTCCCCAGACCCCAAGGGTAGCCACAAAAGGCAGCTCAGCAATGGGACACCAGATAACTCCCCAGCACGAAGATCAAAACGACAGAGATCAAGCATCAACTTGAAAgagccttcttcctccgcatcCGATCTCGAAGCCGAGGACGTCGGCTTGCctgtcaaggaagaggccgagcTAACAGTGACGAAGAAGGCCCAAAGATCAGTTCCTGTTAAGATcgaagctgaagaagacgcGAAGTCTGTGCCAACTCCTAAACGCggcaagaagagagaaactGTggtcaagaaagaagagcccGAGTCTAGTGTTGACAAGAAGCCTTCcaaaagagggaagaagacACAGGGAGACAAAGAATCTGACGCCATGCCATTGGCACCGCGGACGCAAGGCTTGCGGATGTTCGTAGGCGCTCATGTTAGCGCGGCAAAAGGTGAGTTGGATTTTGTTCATTTCAAGTGAAACAGATACTGATGCCTCCTTCACAGGCGTGTTCAACTCGATCACTAATAGCGTGCATATCGGGTATGGTCTTAATGTTCTATTCATCTGTTCTGTTCTAATCAATCGCAGTGGGAATGCTTTCGCCTTGTTTCTAAAATCACAGCGGAAGTGGGACAACCCTGCTCTTCAAGATGATCATCGAGATCAATTCCGCCAGCTCTGTGAAAAAAACAAATACGATGGGACCAAGTAAGTCTCAAACAGTAGCGGGATAGTCGAAATTCAACTAACAGTGAATGATTAGACACATCCTCCCCCATGGATCATATCTTGTCAACCTGGCACAAAAtgacaaggacaaggccaagCAGGCCTATGACTCTTTCGTGGAAGACCTTCGCCGGTGCGAAGCTCTTGGTATCACGCTCTACAATTTCCAGTGAGCCAGACATGCACGCACGCTGCAATGTAAACACATCATACTGATTTCGTCTCTAGCCCGGGAAGCGCAAACCAAACACCATTCCCAGAAGCACTATCCCGCCTTGCCGGCACACTCACCCAAGCCCTATCCGCCACCAAAACCGTCGTCCCCGTGCTAGAGACAATGTGCGGTCACGGGAGCACAATCGGCGGCTCACTATCCGAATTCCGAGATCTCCTAGCTCTAATCCCGAAAGAGCATCACCCTCGAATCGGGATTTGCGTTGACACCTGCCACAGTTTCGCAGCAGGGTACGATCTCACCTCACCAGCGGGGTTCAAATTATTCCTTTCCGAGTTCGACGAGCTGATCGGCCTCCAATTCCTTCGTGCCCTGCACCTAAACGACTCCAAAGCACCACGAGGTAGCAAGCGCGATTTGCATGCAAATATTGGCACCGGATTCCTCGGCCTGCGCGCATTCCACAATGTCATGAACGAACCGCGCTTCGAGGATCTGCCTATGATCCTTGAGACGCCGATTGAGGAGTCTAATTTCGGCGTGTGGGCGCGAGAGATCAAGCTCCTGGAATCCCTGATTGGGATGGATCCCGAATCCGAAGAGTTCAAGGATCTAGAGGCGAAGCTTGCGGAGGAAGGGCGCGTGGTGCGTGAGAAGCATCAGGAGCAGTATGagcggaagatggaggctgaggagaagaaaaagaccaaggGGAAAGGGAAGCAGAAGAGTTTGGTGGATATGATGAAGAGCGGGGCTGCGGAGAAAGCGTGAAGAGGGATGATAGATAGTTAATTAGGGTTGGGTTGGTGGTTAGCCCGTGTCTGTTCGTGACCTCTCGGCGGTCACAACGAGCGCGTCCGAGCTCAGTCGACGCAGCTTTCGATCGAACTCATTATTGGAGTTTTAAATACAGCGCTAGGTAGGTCTATCCAGATACTACATATGGCAACAGAATCAAGAAAAGTTCTAATTGATGGTATCAAGTAAGAAGCCGCTCCGTGGTATAAATCCAGCAGCCACCATGCGATGCGAAGTCAAAAAGCCGACGTCTTCCAGAGACCAAGCGTCAAATTGCTTGTTCCGCAAATACCAAACACAGAAGGAACATGTGGATGTTGTGCAGATAACCCCGCCATACTTGAAAGAtgcaaaggagaagagatgGGAGGGAGGCAGAGAGAACGCAAAGCTCGAAAGACTAGGTCGGGGTGTGATACCGAACGGgcgagaaggatgaggctgagTGCACGCCCGGGCTGGCCTCTCGATTTGAGGCATGGAGATGAGACGAAAGAGCTTCGTTCATAGACGTAATGTGTGGAGGAGCGGACCGGATGGGAGAATCTTCGTCTTCGGGTATAGGGGACGTGGAGATCATGAGGCCACGCCTTGCGCTGTTGGTACGGACGTAGAATGGGCGCGAAGGACGCGTCGAGGAAGACGCATGGAGGTCACCATCCGAATGCTCCGCAGTCTCTAGGTCGGCAACCCGGGAATATTCTCCGTTCTCTCCTTCAATCAACTCGCTGTCTTCCGTGTCGTCCGAGTCCGGGATAGGGCTGTTGTCCCACGCGCTTCTCTGAGCCTCGTTCCGCATCGTCGAGATCTTCATGTAATTATAGGCGGCAATGCTGCCGATGGTGATGACCAACCCGGACACATTGATGACCGTCAGTTTGTCGTGGAACACAACACCCGCAGCGCTAATAGTCACCACTTCTTTGAAAATGCCGCAAATGCTCAATGTAACAACAGAGGAGCGCTTCAAGAGCGCAAACTCGGAAGAGATCATGCAGAACGCAAGAACACCGGGGAACACCAACAGACAGATGCCAAACACGCTTCCGTGGACTTCGGCAAGCTTGTTGAAACCCTGAGCGATCTCGGCAGGACCTTCCACGCTCAGGGCAATGACGATAAGAGAGAAAAACATCACAGGAGTGAGGAAAAACAGAGTCGAGAACGGGTTTGATGTGGCCGGATgacgcagcagcaggattTGAGTGAGACCCCATCGGAATCCCGAGAAAAATGCCGACGCAATCACAAGGGTGAACCCGAGAGCATTGAACGCGGTCTCTCCGgcgaccatcatcaccacaCCCACTGTCATcgcggcgatgatgacaacCAATCGCACGGAAAGAGTCTCGAGGCCAAAGATGAAAGCGAAGAGGAGAACGAAGGCCAGCGCAGACGATTTGCACATAGTGAGGAAAGTGAGAGAGATGAATTTTAAAGACATATTGCCGAGTCCGACATCGAGGGATGTTGCGGTACCGCAAGGGACGAGACGAGTCAAGTAGAAGAGTTTTGTCATGATCGGCTGGGGCTCGGCCGGCGTGCCATCCACAGGCGAATTCGAAGCGGATCCAGCCGGATTTCCTGGTCGCAAGGAAGGAATGAGCCACAATAGAAGAGCAGAGAAAGTAAACTGCACGGCCATATGCaggctggtggtgaagagCGGAAAGGGGAAAACGGGTTCTTCGTCGGAAAACATCCATTTGTTATACTAAAACGGTCCATGTCAGTCATCCTCTACAATTCAACTGCATAAGGGGGAAACACTCACAATTGAAATCGACAAGGAAAAAAAGTACCACATGAGAATCAAGGACGCGTTGATACACAGCTTCTTGACGACATTGCGATCCGTCAAATGCAACTTCAGAATATCTCCCCGTGTCGATTTCACATCCGCAATTCGAGCATCCAGCTTCCTGCGTTGTCtccgtcgtcgccgtcgtcgctggCGTCTCTCCTGTGCCGTGAGACCggtctcctcgtcgtcatgATGATCATCGTCCGAGCTCAT
Encoded here:
- a CDS encoding uncharacterized protein (ID:PFLUO_009279-T1.cds;~source:funannotate) → MPVLTSSNSTCLRQLIPIGGIKSEVVNSGMCPHETHDGASTALFKSPDPKGSHKRQLSNGTPDNSPARRSKRQRSSINLKEPSSSASDLEAEDVGLPVKEEAELTVTKKAQRSVPVKIEAEEDAKSVPTPKRGKKRETVVKKEEPESSVDKKPSKRGKKTQGDKESDAMPLAPRTQGLRMFVGAHVSAAKGVFNSITNSVHIGGNAFALFLKSQRKWDNPALQDDHRDQFRQLCEKNKYDGTKHILPHGSYLVNLAQNDKDKAKQAYDSFVEDLRRCEALGITLYNFHPGSANQTPFPEALSRLAGTLTQALSATKTVVPVLETMCGHGSTIGGSLSEFRDLLALIPKEHHPRIGICVDTCHSFAAGYDLTSPAGFKLFLSEFDELIGLQFLRALHLNDSKAPRGSKRDLHANIGTGFLGLRAFHNVMNEPRFEDLPMILETPIEESNFGVWAREIKLLESLIGMDPESEEFKDLEAKLAEEGRVVREKHQEQYERKMEAEEKKKTKGKGKQKSLVDMMKSGAAEKA
- a CDS encoding uncharacterized protein (ID:PFLUO_009280-T1.cds;~source:funannotate), with product MGLSAPGSHHRRRSSALTNAARSFLPGEYGDGAHKREEQEPLTAEDAEVSDGSTGADTPLEMDPMSSDDDHHDDEETGLTAQERRQRRRRRRRQRRKLDARIADVKSTRGDILKLHLTDRNVVKKLCINASLILMWYFFSLSISIYNKWMFSDEEPVFPFPLFTTSLHMAVQFTFSALLLWLIPSLRPGNPAGSASNSPVDGTPAEPQPIMTKLFYLTRLVPCGTATSLDVGLGNMSLKFISLTFLTMCKSSALAFVLLFAFIFGLETLSVRLVVIIAAMTVGVVMMVAGETAFNALGFTLVIASAFFSGFRWGLTQILLLRHPATSNPFSTLFFLTPVMFFSLIVIALSVEGPAEIAQGFNKLAEVHGSVFGICLLVFPGVLAFCMISSEFALLKRSSVVTLSICGIFKEVVTISAAGVVFHDKLTVINVSGLVITIGSIAAYNYMKISTMRNEAQRSAWDNSPIPDSDDTEDSELIEGENGEYSRVADLETAEHSDGDLHASSSTRPSRPFYVRTNSARRGLMISTSPIPEDEDSPIRSAPPHITSMNEALSSHLHASNREASPGVHSASSFSPVRYHTPT